The following are from one region of the Lacinutrix sp. Bg11-31 genome:
- the htpG gene encoding molecular chaperone HtpG, with protein sequence MAKGNINVSVENIFPLIKKFLYSDHEIFLRELISNGTDATLKLKHLASIGESKSEYGNPVIEIKIDKEGKKLHIIDQGLGMTAEEVEKYINQIAFSGAEEFLDQYKDSAKDSGIIGHFGLGFYSAFMVAEKVEIITKSHKEGTTGAHWTCDGSPEFTLEASDKTDRGTEIILHIAEDSTEFLEESRINTLLYKYNKFMPIPIKFGTKEVNDPEHTPTTTKDTEGKETTEPQKKITVDNIINNPNPAWTKQPTELEGDDYKNFYRELYPAQHEDPLFHIHLNVDYPFNLTGILYFPKMTQDMSMQKDKIQLYQNQVYVTDNVEGIVPEFLTMLRGVIDSPDIPLNVSRSYLQADGAVKKISSYITRKVADKLKSLFKENREDFEAKWNDIKVVIEYGMLSEDKFFEKADAFTLYPTVDNKYFTYEELEKTIKANQTDKDGKMVILYTSDQDAQHTYIEAAKAKGYEVLLLDSPIISHLMQKLESTKENITFARVDADSIEKLIKKDETAISKLDEDQTKVLDELLKGVIPSDKFMVQLEAQDSEAVPFMITQPEFMRRMKEMQASGGGGGMQMFGNMPEMYNLIVNTNSDLVGEILNTENKEIQERLISQSLDLARLSQGLLKGKELSDFVKRSYEMIK encoded by the coding sequence ATGGCAAAAGGAAATATTAATGTTTCAGTAGAAAACATTTTCCCATTAATTAAAAAATTCTTGTACAGTGATCACGAAATATTTTTACGTGAACTTATAAGTAATGGTACAGATGCAACATTAAAACTAAAGCATTTAGCTAGTATTGGAGAATCTAAATCGGAATACGGAAATCCAGTAATCGAAATTAAAATTGATAAAGAAGGTAAGAAGCTTCATATTATCGATCAAGGTTTAGGTATGACAGCCGAAGAGGTTGAGAAATACATTAACCAAATTGCATTTTCTGGTGCTGAAGAGTTTTTAGATCAGTATAAAGATTCTGCTAAAGATTCTGGAATTATAGGTCATTTTGGTCTTGGTTTTTATTCTGCATTTATGGTTGCCGAAAAAGTAGAAATCATCACTAAATCTCATAAAGAAGGAACAACTGGAGCACATTGGACTTGCGATGGTTCTCCTGAGTTTACTTTAGAAGCTTCAGACAAAACAGACAGAGGAACAGAAATTATTCTTCATATTGCAGAAGACTCTACAGAGTTTTTAGAAGAATCTCGTATTAACACTTTATTATATAAGTATAACAAGTTTATGCCTATTCCAATTAAATTTGGAACTAAAGAAGTTAACGATCCAGAGCACACACCAACAACTACAAAAGATACTGAAGGTAAAGAAACAACTGAGCCACAGAAAAAAATTACTGTAGATAACATTATCAACAACCCTAATCCTGCTTGGACAAAACAACCAACAGAATTAGAAGGTGACGATTATAAAAATTTCTACAGAGAATTATATCCTGCACAACACGAGGATCCATTATTCCACATTCATTTAAATGTAGATTATCCGTTTAATTTAACTGGAATCTTATATTTCCCAAAGATGACTCAAGACATGAGCATGCAAAAGGATAAGATTCAGTTATACCAAAACCAAGTTTATGTAACCGATAATGTTGAAGGTATTGTACCAGAATTTTTAACCATGTTACGAGGTGTAATCGATTCTCCAGATATTCCATTAAACGTATCGCGTTCTTACTTACAAGCAGATGGTGCTGTAAAAAAGATTTCATCTTACATTACACGTAAAGTTGCAGATAAATTAAAATCGTTATTTAAAGAAAATCGTGAAGATTTTGAAGCAAAGTGGAACGATATTAAAGTGGTTATTGAATATGGTATGCTTTCTGAAGATAAATTCTTCGAAAAAGCAGATGCCTTTACTTTATACCCAACAGTAGATAATAAGTATTTTACTTACGAAGAGTTAGAGAAAACTATTAAAGCCAACCAAACAGATAAGGATGGTAAAATGGTAATTCTTTACACTAGCGATCAAGATGCACAACACACGTACATTGAAGCAGCAAAAGCTAAAGGTTACGAAGTATTATTATTAGATTCTCCTATTATTTCGCATTTAATGCAGAAATTAGAAAGCACGAAAGAGAATATTACATTTGCTCGTGTAGATGCAGATTCTATAGAAAAGTTAATTAAGAAAGATGAAACTGCAATTTCTAAATTAGACGAAGACCAAACTAAAGTATTAGACGAGTTATTGAAAGGTGTAATACCTTCAGATAAATTCATGGTACAATTAGAAGCTCAAGACAGCGAAGCAGTTCCATTTATGATTACGCAACCTGAATTTATGCGTAGAATGAAAGAAATGCAAGCGTCTGGTGGTGGAGGCGGAATGCAAATGTTTGGTAACATGCCAGAAATGTATAACTTAATTGTTAATACAAATTCTGATTTAGTTGGCGAGATTTTAAATACCGAAAACAAAGAGATTCAAGAACGTTTAATAAGCCAAAGTTTAGATTTAGCTAGACTATCTCAAGGTTTATTAAAAGGAAAAGAACTTAGTGATTTTGTAAAACGTTCTTACGAAATGATAAAGTAA
- a CDS encoding immunity 53 family protein, with product MEITDWIQHWFKNNCDGDWEHGNGIQITTIDNPGWDVEIDISNTSLANIEIPWILNESSKQDWYGVKIENHVFNASGDSGKLTFLLGLFKEMIEKFENS from the coding sequence ATGGAAATTACAGACTGGATACAGCATTGGTTTAAAAACAATTGTGATGGAGATTGGGAACATGGCAATGGGATACAAATTACGACAATTGACAATCCAGGATGGGATGTGGAAATTGACATATCTAATACCTCTTTGGCTAATATAGAAATACCATGGATTCTTAATGAAAGTAGCAAGCAAGATTGGTATGGTGTAAAAATTGAAAACCACGTATTTAACGCTTCTGGTGATTCTGGAAAACTAACTTTTTTGCTAGGCTTATTCAAAGAGATGATAGAGAAGTTCGAAAACTCATAA
- a CDS encoding T9SS type A sorting domain-containing protein, with translation MKQFYSLLLTLLAFGFLNAQIVNIPDTAFKQILLEYNCVDTDGDFSGDSTIDLNGDGEIQNTEAEAVINLIIPIFEYVDPITGASSNISDITGLEAFSSIEILFLDGAGTLISLSSIDLGANNQSLVEIKLGFVDGLQSLDLGLKPNLTKYTSENTFDLTTLDFSECPNLENLYCGMTNLTSLDITQNTNLINFGTDFYYGLDIDFTQNINLETISFVDSSITSIDLSNCVNLINFYSQLLDALTALDFSGNPNLQSLQCQDSGSLETLNIKNNSQLTTLDFSGCSFLTSICVDDTEFDMVSNLVNQYGYTDCAVTNYCTLNPAGATNFVEGVTALDLDNNGCDISDLAYGNLRFNITNGTTSSVFFTDNSGDYSIPLQDGINTITPQLENANYFNITPASVTIDFTIDTSPFSQDFCIAPNGVFNDLEVVLIPIGDARPGFDANYKLVYKNSGNTTLSGNVSFAYLDDTTNFVSAVPIPDSDVSSELMWSFIDLLPFESREIDIVINLNTPTDVTFPLNGGDLIAYTANVTPLVGDETPINNNTALRQMVVNSFDPNDKACLEGNEIDIDRVGESLNYRIRFENTGTASAINIVVKDVIDTSKFDMATFTPLYASHDFVTRIENNNEVKFVFENINLPFDDANNDGYVIFKIKTVTTLVIDDTFSNQAEIYFDFNFPIITNNETVTVVEENLSVSDFDLDNFEVYPNPVKDILKINSQVDFDSILIFNITGQFVKEIKGSNNINIEDLDAGIYFVKLEYNEAHYVRKIIKI, from the coding sequence ATGAAACAATTTTACTCGCTATTACTCACCTTATTAGCATTTGGTTTTTTAAATGCCCAAATAGTTAATATTCCTGATACTGCTTTTAAGCAAATTCTACTAGAGTATAATTGCGTTGATACAGATGGCGATTTTTCAGGAGATAGTACTATAGATTTAAATGGTGATGGCGAGATACAAAATACTGAAGCCGAAGCTGTTATTAATTTAATAATACCAATTTTTGAGTATGTTGATCCAATTACAGGAGCTAGCTCTAATATTAGTGACATAACTGGACTTGAAGCCTTTTCTAGTATCGAGATTCTATTTCTTGATGGTGCAGGTACCTTAATTAGTTTGTCCAGTATAGATTTAGGTGCTAATAACCAAAGTTTAGTTGAAATAAAATTGGGTTTTGTAGATGGTCTTCAAAGTTTAGATTTAGGTTTGAAACCCAATCTAACCAAATATACAAGTGAAAACACTTTTGATCTTACAACACTAGATTTTAGTGAATGCCCAAACTTAGAAAATTTATATTGTGGTATGACAAATTTAACGTCTTTAGATATTACACAAAATACTAATTTAATTAATTTTGGGACAGATTTTTATTATGGATTAGATATCGATTTTACACAAAATATTAATTTAGAAACTATAAGTTTTGTCGACTCTTCCATTACTTCTATAGATTTAAGTAATTGTGTGAATTTAATAAATTTTTATAGTCAATTATTAGATGCTTTAACAGCTTTAGATTTTTCGGGTAATCCTAATTTACAATCGTTACAATGCCAAGATAGTGGTTCACTAGAGACACTTAATATAAAAAACAATAGCCAATTAACTACTTTAGATTTTTCGGGATGTAGTTTTCTTACTTCTATATGTGTAGATGATACTGAGTTTGATATGGTGTCTAATCTTGTAAATCAATATGGTTATACAGATTGTGCAGTTACTAACTACTGTACATTAAATCCTGCAGGAGCGACTAATTTTGTAGAAGGAGTGACGGCTTTAGATTTAGACAATAATGGTTGCGATATTAGTGATTTGGCTTATGGTAATTTAAGATTCAATATTACAAATGGGACTACCAGTAGCGTTTTTTTTACAGACAATTCTGGAGATTACAGTATACCACTTCAAGATGGAATAAATACCATAACACCACAATTAGAAAATGCTAATTATTTTAACATTACACCTGCAAGTGTTACTATAGATTTTACTATAGATACTAGTCCGTTTAGTCAGGACTTTTGTATTGCGCCAAATGGTGTTTTTAACGATTTAGAAGTTGTTTTAATTCCTATTGGAGATGCAAGACCAGGATTTGATGCTAATTATAAATTAGTATATAAAAATAGCGGAAATACTACATTGTCAGGTAATGTGTCTTTTGCGTATTTAGATGATACAACTAACTTTGTTTCGGCTGTACCAATACCAGATAGTGATGTTAGTAGTGAGTTAATGTGGAGTTTTATTGATTTGCTTCCTTTTGAAAGTAGAGAAATTGATATTGTGATAAATTTAAATACACCAACCGATGTTACTTTTCCCTTAAATGGTGGAGATCTTATAGCTTACACTGCAAACGTAACACCTTTAGTTGGTGATGAAACACCAATTAATAACAATACAGCCTTGAGGCAAATGGTTGTTAATTCTTTCGATCCAAATGATAAGGCTTGTTTAGAAGGCAATGAAATTGACATAGACAGAGTAGGAGAGTCTTTAAATTATAGAATTCGTTTTGAAAACACAGGAACTGCTAGTGCTATTAATATTGTTGTAAAGGACGTTATTGATACCTCTAAGTTTGATATGGCTACTTTTACGCCTTTATATGCAAGTCATGATTTTGTTACTAGAATTGAAAATAATAATGAAGTAAAATTTGTTTTTGAAAACATTAACTTGCCTTTTGATGATGCTAATAATGATGGTTATGTTATTTTTAAAATAAAGACTGTTACTACTTTAGTAATAGATGATACATTTAGTAATCAAGCAGAAATTTATTTCGATTTTAACTTCCCAATTATTACAAATAATGAAACAGTAACTGTTGTTGAAGAGAATTTAAGTGTTTCAGATTTTGACTTAGATAATTTTGAAGTGTATCCAAATCCAGTAAAAGATATTTTGAAAATTAATAGTCAAGTAGATTTCGATTCTATTTTAATTTTTAATATTACAGGACAGTTTGTAAAAGAAATAAAAGGGAGTAATAATATAAATATAGAAGACCTTGATGCAGGTATATATTTTGTTAAATTAGAATATAATGAAGCACATTATGTGAGAAAAATTATTAAAATATAA
- a CDS encoding nucleoside triphosphate pyrophosphohydrolase family protein, whose protein sequence is MKNKIEAVKAFHTAFKIGHLEAPKGDLGKSKNTLRFNLMQEENEEYLEAANNNDLVEVADALGDMLYILCGTIIEHGMQHKIEEVFNEIQRSNMSKLGEDGQPIYREDGKVLKGPNYFKPNIKEILGNK, encoded by the coding sequence ATGAAAAATAAAATAGAAGCAGTAAAAGCATTTCATACAGCATTTAAAATTGGACATTTAGAAGCTCCAAAAGGTGACTTAGGAAAATCTAAAAACACCTTGCGTTTTAATTTAATGCAAGAAGAGAACGAAGAGTATCTTGAGGCTGCAAATAATAACGACTTGGTTGAGGTTGCAGATGCCTTAGGAGATATGCTTTACATTTTATGTGGAACCATTATAGAACATGGTATGCAACATAAAATTGAGGAAGTATTTAACGAAATACAACGTAGCAATATGAGTAAGCTAGGTGAAGATGGACAGCCTATTTACAGAGAAGATGGTAAGGTTTTAAAAGGACCAAATTATTTTAAACCAAATATTAAAGAGATTTTAGGTAATAAATAA
- a CDS encoding ATP-binding protein: MRHFHKYLFFYVLAFGLTTKVFSSNVQDSIANQFKTKVSQTNANEDKAELLFLLAERYSNLNKADSAFKYYNQSLKLSKELGLRDRFMECNKELFQLLDSQNQLNIDPLPYLDSYFNYAKVNNDNKKLLEAKLDYASYYFNPTNYKKSKAYYLDALNDAKAINDSYTQAKINTNLGLLYSGFIAQDSARLFFEKALKLYKTENVNALFSTYFNYANSYQKDKEYIKAIEYLKKAEAIALTKYKNNYQKNLYAKLTICYKHLNDYQNAYNAFEKYNTVRDSINVTSQNIAISEIKEQYDNEKLRGDNLESEAKRKQTQNLLFAAIGFLVFGGITAFLIQKNTKRKQLLAEQESKLKTQKLATVLKEQELTSIDAMIEGQEKERQRIANELHDDLGGLMATVKLHFNVLKEKQSPDLFNKTNVLLDEAYKKVRSIAHAKNSGVIAKQGLLKAIKDMAKKISGANKIQIEVIDHGLENRLENSLEITLFRIIQELVTNTIKHSKASQVTIHLTNHENSLNIMVEDNGIGFNTKNISKEGMGIHSIDKRVEHLEGNMTIESEINKGTSIIIDIPI, from the coding sequence ATGAGACACTTCCATAAATATTTATTTTTTTATGTTCTCGCATTTGGTTTAACTACCAAAGTATTTTCTAGTAATGTTCAAGACTCGATTGCAAACCAGTTTAAAACAAAAGTATCTCAAACAAATGCTAATGAAGATAAAGCAGAACTATTGTTTTTACTTGCCGAGCGTTATTCAAATTTAAACAAAGCAGATTCAGCATTTAAATATTACAACCAATCTCTTAAACTTAGTAAAGAACTCGGGTTAAGAGATAGGTTTATGGAATGTAACAAGGAGCTGTTTCAGCTATTAGATTCTCAAAACCAACTCAATATTGATCCATTACCATATTTAGATTCTTATTTTAATTACGCTAAAGTCAATAACGATAATAAGAAACTACTAGAGGCTAAATTAGATTATGCATCTTATTATTTTAACCCAACAAACTACAAAAAATCTAAAGCGTATTATCTCGATGCACTAAATGATGCTAAAGCAATAAACGATAGTTATACACAAGCAAAAATAAATACCAATTTGGGTTTGTTATATTCCGGATTTATAGCACAAGATTCTGCTAGGCTATTTTTTGAAAAAGCATTAAAACTGTACAAAACCGAAAATGTTAATGCCTTATTTTCTACATATTTTAATTACGCTAATTCTTACCAAAAAGATAAAGAATACATAAAGGCAATTGAATATTTAAAAAAAGCAGAGGCAATAGCACTAACAAAATACAAGAATAATTACCAAAAGAATCTATATGCAAAATTAACTATTTGCTATAAACATTTAAATGATTATCAAAATGCCTACAACGCTTTCGAAAAATATAATACTGTAAGAGACAGTATAAATGTTACTTCACAGAATATTGCTATTTCCGAAATAAAAGAACAATATGATAACGAAAAACTACGTGGTGACAATTTAGAAAGTGAAGCCAAACGTAAACAAACTCAAAACTTACTTTTTGCAGCTATTGGATTCTTGGTTTTTGGTGGAATAACAGCCTTTTTAATTCAGAAAAACACTAAACGAAAACAACTATTAGCAGAACAAGAAAGCAAACTTAAAACCCAAAAACTAGCAACAGTACTAAAAGAACAAGAACTTACTAGTATTGATGCTATGATAGAAGGCCAAGAAAAAGAACGCCAAAGAATAGCAAACGAACTCCATGACGATTTAGGTGGACTTATGGCAACTGTAAAGCTTCATTTTAATGTATTAAAAGAAAAACAATCTCCAGATTTATTTAATAAAACAAATGTATTATTAGACGAAGCTTATAAAAAAGTTAGAAGTATTGCTCATGCTAAAAACTCTGGTGTTATAGCTAAACAAGGGCTTTTAAAAGCTATAAAAGATATGGCAAAAAAAATATCTGGAGCTAATAAAATACAAATAGAAGTAATAGATCATGGCCTTGAAAACCGTCTAGAAAACAGCTTAGAAATAACACTTTTTAGAATTATTCAAGAATTGGTTACCAATACAATAAAGCATTCGAAAGCTTCGCAAGTAACCATACACCTTACTAACCACGAAAACAGCTTAAACATTATGGTAGAAGATAATGGCATAGGTTTTAACACTAAAAACATTAGTAAAGAAGGTATGGGAATCCACAGTATAGATAAACGCGTAGAACATCTAGAAGGAAACATGACTATAGAGTCTGAAATAAATAAAGGAACATCTATAATTATAGACATCCCTATTTAG